The Anas acuta chromosome 2, bAnaAcu1.1, whole genome shotgun sequence genome contains a region encoding:
- the LOC137851878 gene encoding feather beta keratin-like, protein MSCYDICRPCGPTPLANSCNEPCVRQCEDSRVVIQPPAVLVTLPGPILSSFPQNTAVGSSASAAVGSNLSAQGVPISGGGFGGFGLGGYGFGGYGLGGLGCFSGRRACYPC, encoded by the coding sequence ATGTCCTGCTACGACATCTGCCGCCCCTGCGGACCCACCCCGCTGGCTAAcagctgcaacgagccctgTGTCAGGCAGTGCGAGGATTCCCGCGTCGTCATCCAGCCTCCTGCCGTGCTGGTCACCCTGCCAggacccatcctcagctccttcccccagaacaccGCCGTTGGATCCTCCGCATCAGCTGCCGTGGGCAGCAACCTCAGCGCCCAGGGAGTGCCCATCTCTGGAGGCGGCTTCGGAGGCTTTGGCCTTGGAGGCTATGGCTTTGGGGGCTATGGCTTGGGAGGCCTGGGCTGCTTCTCTGGCAGAAGAGCCTGCTACCCCTGCTAA
- the LOC137851879 gene encoding feather keratin 2-like: protein MSCYDICRPCGPTPLANSCNEPCVRQCEDSRVVIQPPAVLVTLPGPILSSFPQNTAVGSSASAAVGSNLSAQGVPVSGGGFGGFGLGGFGFGGLGCINGGRACYPC, encoded by the coding sequence ATGTCCTGCTATGACATCTGCCGCCCCTGCGGACCCACCCCGCTGGCTAAcagctgcaacgagccctgTGTCAGGCAGTGCGAGGACTCCCGCGTCGTCATCCAGCCTCCTGCCGTGCTGGTCACCCTGCCAggacccatcctcagctccttcccccagaacaccGCCGTTGGATCCTCCGCATCAGCTGCCGTGGGCAGCAACCTCAGCGCCCAGGGAGTGCCCGTCTCTGGAGGCGGCTTCGGAGGCTTTGGCCTTGGAGGCTTTGGCTTCGGAGGCCTGGGCTGTATCAACGGTGGAAGAGCCTGCTACCCCTGCTAA
- the LOC137851880 gene encoding feather keratin 2-like encodes MSCYDICRPCGPTPLANSCNEPCVRQCEDSRVVIQPPAVLVTLPGPILSSFPQNTAVGSSASAAVGSNLSAQGVPISGGGFGFGGLGCISGGRGCYPC; translated from the exons ATGTCCTGCTACGACATCTGCCGCCCCTGCGGACCCACCCCGCTGGCTAAcagctgcaacgagccctgTGTCAGGCAGTGCGAGGACTCCCGCGTTGTCATCCAGCCTCCTGCCGTCCTGGTCACCCTGCCAggacccatcctcagctccttcccccagaacaccGCCGTTGGATCCTCCGCATCAGCTGCCGTGGGCAGCAACCTCAGCGCCCAGGGAGTGCCCATCTCTGGAGGCG GCTTTGGCTTCGGAggcctgggctgcatctctGGCGGAAGAGGCTGCTACCCCTGCTAA
- the LOC137851881 gene encoding feather keratin 2-like, whose amino-acid sequence MSCYDICRPCGPTPLANSCNEPCVRQCEDSRVVIQPPAVLVTLPGPILSSFPQNTAVGSSASAAVGSNLSAQGVPISGGGFGFGGLGCISGGRGCYPC is encoded by the exons ATGTCCTGCTACGACATCTGCCGCCCCTGCGGACCCACCCCGCTGGCTAAcagctgcaacgagccctgTGTCAGGCAGTGCGAGGACTCCCGCGTCGTcatccagcctcctgctgtgctggtCACCCTGCCAggacccatcctcagctccttcccccagaacaccGCCGTTGGATCCTCCGCATCAGCTGCCGTGGGCAGCAACCTCAGCGCCCAGGGAGTGCCCATCTCTGGAGGCG GCTTTGGCTTCGGAggcctgggctgcatctctGGCGGAAGAGGCTGCTACCCCTGCTAA
- the LOC137851882 gene encoding feather beta keratin-like yields MSCYDICRPCGPTPLANSCNEPCVRQCEDSRVVIQPPAVLVTLPGPILSSFPQNTAVGSSASAAVGSNLSAQGVPVSGGGFGGFGLGGLGGYGFGGLGCINGGRACYPC; encoded by the coding sequence ATGTCCTGCTACGACATCTGCCGCCCCTGCGGACCCACCCCGCTGGCTAAcagctgcaacgagccctgTGTCAGGCAGTGCGAGGACTCCCGCGTCGTCATCCAGCCTCCTGCCGTGCTGGTCACCCTGCCAggacccatcctcagctccttcccccagaacaccGCCGTTGGATCCTCCGCATCAGCTGCCGTGGGCAGCAACCTCAGCGCCCAGGGAGTGCCCGTCTCTGGAGGCGGCTTCGGAGGCTTTGGCCTTGGAGGCTTGGGAGGCTATGGCTTCGGAggcctgggctgcatcaacgGCGGAAGAGCCTGCTACCCCTGCTAA